A window of the Streptomyces albireticuli genome harbors these coding sequences:
- a CDS encoding TolB family protein — translation MSGKSRVLILLVAVLVLGGVAVGATLHAAGRAAEKDHARSGGPDVRSGEVTLDAPGVSVFRNMAWGPHRDEIASVPAGDPTGPRTSSGVRCLRFHTAGGTGVCLRAVRGGLRDTYRAVVLDSRLRETRRYDLAGVPSRARVSPGGRSAAWTVFVSGDSYAGTAFSTRTSVLDLRTGHLDRTLEDYRFFLDGRPRKPVDLNVWGVTFADDTRFYATAATGGRTYLVRGDRAARTLHTVHTNVECPSLSPDGTRVAYKKRVEGASSDAPWRLYVLDLRTLRETPTAERRSVDDQAVWRDGRTLVYSLPGDYGSDLWTVPADGSGSPSVSMRAALAPAFTAR, via the coding sequence GTGAGTGGTAAGAGCCGCGTCCTGATCCTCCTCGTCGCCGTCCTCGTCCTCGGCGGTGTCGCCGTGGGCGCCACCCTGCACGCCGCGGGGCGGGCGGCGGAGAAGGACCACGCCCGGTCCGGCGGACCGGACGTGCGGTCCGGTGAGGTCACCCTGGACGCGCCCGGGGTCAGCGTGTTCCGGAACATGGCGTGGGGCCCGCACCGCGACGAGATCGCGTCGGTCCCGGCCGGTGATCCCACGGGCCCGCGCACCTCGTCCGGGGTGCGCTGCCTGCGCTTCCACACGGCCGGCGGCACCGGCGTCTGTCTGCGGGCGGTGCGCGGCGGGCTCCGCGACACCTACCGCGCCGTGGTCCTCGACTCCCGGCTGCGCGAGACGCGCCGCTACGACCTGGCGGGCGTGCCCTCCCGTGCCCGGGTCTCCCCCGGCGGCCGCAGCGCCGCCTGGACAGTCTTCGTCAGCGGCGACTCGTACGCGGGCACGGCGTTCTCGACGCGCACGTCGGTGCTCGACCTCCGCACCGGCCACCTGGACCGGACGCTGGAGGACTACCGCTTCTTCCTGGACGGCCGGCCCCGGAAGCCGGTGGACCTCAACGTCTGGGGCGTCACTTTCGCCGACGACACACGGTTCTACGCCACGGCGGCGACCGGCGGGCGGACGTACCTCGTCCGGGGCGACCGCGCGGCCCGGACCCTGCACACCGTGCACACCAACGTCGAGTGCCCGTCGCTGTCACCGGACGGGACGCGGGTCGCCTACAAGAAGCGCGTGGAGGGCGCGTCCTCCGACGCGCCCTGGCGGCTGTACGTGCTGGACCTGCGCACCCTGCGGGAGACGCCCACGGCCGAGCGGCGGAGCGTCGACGACCAGGCGGTCTGGCGGGACGGAAGGACCCTCGTCTACTCCCTGCCGGGCGACTACGGATCCGACCTGTGGACCGTGCCGGCGGACGGTTCGGGCAGTCCGTCGGTCTCCATGCGGGCCGCCCTGGCCCCTGCCTTCACCGCCCGGTGA
- a CDS encoding fatty acid desaturase family protein, translated as MPQATAPPAERAAGSDFAPLLRQVREQGLLERRRGWYALAIAANLLALAATAAGIVLVGDSWWALPLAVPAAVFCARACFVGHDGGHAQIAATRRGNRLIGLLHADLLLGMSYGWWNDKHNRHHANPNHVDKDPDVGVGALVWTQGQAARREGAFVRWLTRNQARLFFPMLLLEGLNLKVSGVRDLKRQEAPERRVEAMLMVLHWTGYATLLLSSMSPGKAVAFALLHHALFGLHLGAVFAPNHKGMEMPDPDGERWGHLRRQVLTSRNVRGSALTDWFLGGLNYQIEHHLFPSMPRPHLRLARPLVRAHCRAAGLPYTETGLVDSYRQALRHMHEVGAPLRAERSLTGR; from the coding sequence ATGCCCCAGGCCACCGCCCCACCCGCAGAACGCGCCGCCGGCAGCGATTTCGCCCCGCTGCTGCGCCAGGTCAGGGAACAGGGCCTGCTCGAACGCCGCCGCGGCTGGTACGCGCTCGCCATCGCCGCGAACCTGCTCGCGCTCGCCGCCACGGCCGCCGGGATCGTGCTCGTGGGCGACTCCTGGTGGGCCCTCCCGCTGGCCGTTCCCGCCGCGGTGTTCTGCGCCCGGGCCTGCTTCGTCGGCCACGACGGCGGGCACGCGCAGATAGCCGCCACCCGGCGCGGCAACCGCCTGATCGGCCTGCTCCACGCCGACCTGCTGCTCGGCATGAGCTACGGCTGGTGGAACGACAAGCACAACCGCCACCACGCCAACCCCAACCACGTCGACAAGGACCCGGACGTCGGCGTCGGCGCGCTCGTATGGACACAAGGACAGGCCGCGCGGCGCGAAGGGGCCTTCGTCCGCTGGCTGACCCGCAACCAGGCCCGGCTCTTCTTCCCCATGCTCCTTCTCGAAGGTCTCAACCTGAAGGTTTCGGGCGTCCGCGACCTCAAAAGGCAAGAGGCGCCGGAACGCCGGGTGGAGGCGATGCTGATGGTCCTCCACTGGACGGGCTACGCGACCCTCCTCCTGTCGTCGATGTCCCCCGGTAAGGCTGTCGCCTTCGCGCTGCTGCACCACGCGCTCTTCGGGCTGCACCTCGGCGCCGTCTTCGCCCCCAACCACAAGGGCATGGAGATGCCCGACCCGGACGGCGAGCGCTGGGGGCACCTGCGCCGCCAGGTCCTCACCTCGCGCAACGTACGCGGCAGCGCGCTGACGGACTGGTTCCTCGGCGGCCTGAACTACCAGATCGAGCACCACCTCTTCCCCAGCATGCCCCGCCCCCACCTGCGGCTCGCCAGGCCGCTGGTGCGCGCCCACTGCCGCGCGGCCGGACTGCCCTACACGGAGACCGGCCTCGTCGACTCCTACCGCCAGGCGCTGCGCCACATGCACGAGGTGGGCGCGCCGCTGCGCGCGGAGCGCTCCCTCACCGGGCGGTGA